The following is a genomic window from Manihot esculenta cultivar AM560-2 chromosome 9, M.esculenta_v8, whole genome shotgun sequence.
CCATCCTTCGCATCTTCAGTCCCGTAGCCACAGCCACACACCCCAGCCGCCAGTCCCACAGCCACCCACCGGCCACCGGCCACCCACCCACTCGCCACCAGAgtctcttctctccatccttTGCCGCTTCAGTCCCGCAGCCACGGCCTCCCACCCACCCAATCGCCAGCCCCACAGCCACCCACCGGCCACCCACCCTGCCACCCACTCGCCAAAGCCAGAgtctcttctctccatccttCGCGTCTCTCTCTCACGGCCATCGCTCGCCTCTCTCTCTCACGGCCATCGCTCGCCAGACTCTTTTCGTCAACAGTCGCCATGACTGTGCTTGTCGTTGTTGAGATGTTTAATGCTTTGAACAATCTCAGTGAAAATCAATCACTTTTGTGAGTGCCATCTTTGATTGAGAATTCCTGCATATTTAATGCCTTTTCAGATGCCATTAAATTTGTGTTTCACTTTCAGTGGATTTTTGTCCCTTTTCTTAGTGTTATCCCTCCCTGGAGTAATTTATGGCTTGTTACTTCCATCATCCTGACTATGCTGTTTTACATACTAATTCTGTATGTGCATCCACTCTCTGTTCTGTTCTCTGTAAGttgttttcctttttcctttttctttcatctTGTTTACTATTTCTCTTGAGAAATACTTTATCCACTGTCATGAGGCACTTGTTGAAAGATGAAATATATTGTTGCAGGTAACACCATTGTCTTGGGCTGAGTGGACTGTTGTTCTATATCTTTCATTCCCTGTATGAAGTGAATCTTCACCCTCTCAGTTTACTAAACtgtcaattaatttatatattatcattcATGATTCAGTTATTTTATTTGGTGCAATATCTTTTTTCAAGAAGATATCTTTGAATCGAAAAAGTTGAATGCTACTTTCCCTCGACAAGGTTTGTCTGTTAGTTTCTTTCAAAAATACTTCGGAGGCTTAAGTTTTTTGACTTGCGTTTTACCCTATCTAGATTTTTACTGGTCTTCACCTTTTTTCTGCTTTTGAGTactatttttctaattattttggTACTATGTTGCATTAATAAAATTGTTGGAAACTAGGCTCACCTGAAATTTTGAGTTTCTAATTTTTCTAACTCAAAAATCGatttcgaaccgaaccgaaccagttcagttcggttcgattcggttttccatcttatttggttcggttcggtttacaatttgaaataatttgGTTAAATCGGTTTTGGCCGGTTTGATTCagtaccgaaccgaaccgaccgatgcaCACCCCTATTCTCACCTCCTTGTAGACAGGGGGCGGTCAACAAGGA
Proteins encoded in this region:
- the LOC122724517 gene encoding calcium-transporting ATPase 3, endoplasmic reticulum-type-like, which gives rise to MTVLVVVEMFNALNNLSENQSLFVIPPWSNLWLVTSIILTMLFYILILYVHPLSVLFSVTPLSWAEWTVVLYLSFPV